The following proteins come from a genomic window of Gossypium raimondii isolate GPD5lz chromosome 5, ASM2569854v1, whole genome shotgun sequence:
- the LOC105769660 gene encoding heavy metal-associated isoprenylated plant protein 3 isoform X2, translating into MGEKKSGNKKGGDGDKKEKGSLTVVFKVDCLCEGCASKILKCVREFEGVETVKTESNSSKVTVTGAVDPTAIKENIVKKSKKKVDVIAPQPKKDDNKEDKKEKKPEKDKNQPSDNSKQEKKPKEAPLTTADLKVQLKCQCQGCILKIRKIISETKGVQELKVDTQKELVTVKGTMDVKALAEVLKDKLKKNVEIVLPKKEKDGNKEGGDNGAGSGTGGGGGGGVGGGGKKKNKGGNAGGDGGNEANAVPSGGGGAKVEGNRMEFLVQPEYGYGYMPSYPGYMPSYPGYGYPGYGYGYGHPHPHGHGHCYPAYVPNYPVFVHPPHQMFNDENPNACAIL; encoded by the exons ATGGGAGAG AAAAAGAGTGGTAACAAGAAAGGAGGAGATGGAGATAAGAAGGAAAAGGGTTCCTTAACTGTTGTTTTCAAAGTTGACTGTCTTTGTGAAGGTTGTGCTTCCAAAATCCTCAAATGCGTTCGTGAATTTGAAG GGGTGGAGACAGTGAAAACGGAGAGCAACTCAAGCAAAGTGACAGTGACAGGAGCTGTGGATCCAACAGCCATCAAAGAGAACATCGTGAAGAAGTCTAAGAAGAAGGTTGACGTCATTGCTCCTCAGCCTAAGAAAGATGATAACAAAGAagacaaaaaagagaaaaaacctGAGAAAGACAAAAACCAGCCTTCTGATAATAGTAAACAAGAGAAAAAACCCAAAGAg GCTCCGTTGACGACGGCGGATTTGAAGGTGCAACTGAAATGCCAGTGCCAGGGATGCATTCTAAAGATTCGCAAAATTATCTCTGAAACCAAAG GGGTGCAGGAGTTGAAAGTAGACACGCAGAAGGAGCTGGTCACGGTTAAGGGGACTATGGATGTTAAGGCCTTGGCCGAGGTTTTGAAAGACAAACTCAAGAAGAATGTTGAGATTGTGCTACCTAAGAAAGAGAAAGATGGCAACAAGGAGGGTGGCGACAATGGTGCTGGTAGTGGAactggtggtggtggtggtggtggtgtggGTGGCGGcgggaagaagaagaacaaaggTGGCAATGCTGGTGGAGATGGTGGAAATGAGGCTAATGCTGTTCCTTCTGGCGGCGGCGGTGCTAAGGTGGAAGGCAACAGGATGGAGTTTTTGGTTCAACCTGAATATGGATATGGATACATGCCAAGTTACCCTGGCTACATGCCGAGTTATCCTGGATATGGATACCCGGGTTATGGGTACGGATACGGGCACCCACACCCGCATGGTCATGGGCATTGTTACCCGGCCTATGTTCCGAACTATCCAGTGTTTGTTCACCCACCTCACCAGATGTTTAATGATGAGAATCCTAATGCTTGTGCCATTTTGTGA
- the LOC105769660 gene encoding heavy metal-associated isoprenylated plant protein 3 isoform X1, with amino-acid sequence MGCSLSMLQKKSGNKKGGDGDKKEKGSLTVVFKVDCLCEGCASKILKCVREFEGVETVKTESNSSKVTVTGAVDPTAIKENIVKKSKKKVDVIAPQPKKDDNKEDKKEKKPEKDKNQPSDNSKQEKKPKEAPLTTADLKVQLKCQCQGCILKIRKIISETKGVQELKVDTQKELVTVKGTMDVKALAEVLKDKLKKNVEIVLPKKEKDGNKEGGDNGAGSGTGGGGGGGVGGGGKKKNKGGNAGGDGGNEANAVPSGGGGAKVEGNRMEFLVQPEYGYGYMPSYPGYMPSYPGYGYPGYGYGYGHPHPHGHGHCYPAYVPNYPVFVHPPHQMFNDENPNACAIL; translated from the exons atGGGTTGTTCTTTGTCTATGTTGCAGAAAAAGAGTGGTAACAAGAAAGGAGGAGATGGAGATAAGAAGGAAAAGGGTTCCTTAACTGTTGTTTTCAAAGTTGACTGTCTTTGTGAAGGTTGTGCTTCCAAAATCCTCAAATGCGTTCGTGAATTTGAAG GGGTGGAGACAGTGAAAACGGAGAGCAACTCAAGCAAAGTGACAGTGACAGGAGCTGTGGATCCAACAGCCATCAAAGAGAACATCGTGAAGAAGTCTAAGAAGAAGGTTGACGTCATTGCTCCTCAGCCTAAGAAAGATGATAACAAAGAagacaaaaaagagaaaaaacctGAGAAAGACAAAAACCAGCCTTCTGATAATAGTAAACAAGAGAAAAAACCCAAAGAg GCTCCGTTGACGACGGCGGATTTGAAGGTGCAACTGAAATGCCAGTGCCAGGGATGCATTCTAAAGATTCGCAAAATTATCTCTGAAACCAAAG GGGTGCAGGAGTTGAAAGTAGACACGCAGAAGGAGCTGGTCACGGTTAAGGGGACTATGGATGTTAAGGCCTTGGCCGAGGTTTTGAAAGACAAACTCAAGAAGAATGTTGAGATTGTGCTACCTAAGAAAGAGAAAGATGGCAACAAGGAGGGTGGCGACAATGGTGCTGGTAGTGGAactggtggtggtggtggtggtggtgtggGTGGCGGcgggaagaagaagaacaaaggTGGCAATGCTGGTGGAGATGGTGGAAATGAGGCTAATGCTGTTCCTTCTGGCGGCGGCGGTGCTAAGGTGGAAGGCAACAGGATGGAGTTTTTGGTTCAACCTGAATATGGATATGGATACATGCCAAGTTACCCTGGCTACATGCCGAGTTATCCTGGATATGGATACCCGGGTTATGGGTACGGATACGGGCACCCACACCCGCATGGTCATGGGCATTGTTACCCGGCCTATGTTCCGAACTATCCAGTGTTTGTTCACCCACCTCACCAGATGTTTAATGATGAGAATCCTAATGCTTGTGCCATTTTGTGA